In bacterium, one genomic interval encodes:
- a CDS encoding NAD(P)/FAD-dependent oxidoreductase — MSEEKVTGPSVAVLGGGILGLSAAFYCLRQRLGHVVVYEADKELGGLAGTFDVCGTKLEKYHHFICHGDKVILKEMAEFGLDDSVQWADCRMGMFVHNRLFDFTTPADLLRFSALDIVSRLRLGAAMVWLMFKRDWRALESVPASRWLKKWAGVRGYEVAWSHLMKSKFDVFEDHIPLSWLWARTKRRSDSKRRGSALEHFGYVRGSLAVLIDQYIRRIDDLGGEILTACPVKRISRTKEGQYLVESAQGERTYKAVISTLPLPALLDAATFFSDGYRTRLSSIKYQTVLNMVLVLKRSLSRFFWLNIGDGSMPFPGVIEYSRLRCASEFGGKTIVYLPNYLTADHRLNKHSDEELLEVYVQALSRIFPELRMDWVEQFFVFRHPFADPYYTLNYSKLVPEHNSPYPRFYIYNTAQIYPITRNVSNSILFGRNAASSLAREMNAE; from the coding sequence ATGTCAGAGGAAAAGGTTACAGGGCCGAGCGTAGCGGTTCTCGGCGGAGGAATACTAGGTCTGTCCGCGGCGTTCTATTGCTTGCGACAGCGCCTCGGCCACGTCGTCGTTTATGAGGCGGACAAGGAGTTGGGAGGGCTTGCTGGGACATTCGACGTCTGCGGGACGAAGCTCGAGAAATATCACCATTTCATCTGCCACGGCGACAAGGTCATCTTGAAGGAGATGGCCGAGTTTGGGCTAGACGATTCAGTTCAGTGGGCCGATTGCCGAATGGGGATGTTCGTTCACAATCGTCTGTTTGACTTCACGACGCCGGCAGATCTTCTGCGCTTCAGCGCGCTGGACATCGTGTCCCGGCTGCGGCTGGGCGCTGCGATGGTCTGGCTGATGTTCAAGAGGGATTGGAGGGCGCTGGAGAGCGTCCCTGCGTCGAGATGGCTCAAGAAATGGGCGGGCGTGCGAGGCTACGAGGTGGCATGGTCGCACCTTATGAAAAGCAAGTTCGATGTGTTCGAGGACCATATCCCGCTTTCGTGGCTCTGGGCAAGAACCAAGAGGCGCTCGGACTCAAAGCGAAGGGGCAGCGCGCTGGAGCATTTCGGATACGTGAGGGGCAGCCTTGCGGTTCTGATTGACCAATATATCAGGAGGATAGACGACCTGGGCGGAGAGATTCTGACCGCCTGCCCCGTCAAGCGCATCTCGAGGACAAAGGAGGGTCAGTATCTGGTGGAATCGGCACAGGGTGAACGGACATACAAGGCGGTCATCTCAACCCTGCCGCTGCCCGCGCTCCTCGATGCCGCCACATTCTTTTCTGACGGCTACAGGACAAGGCTTTCGTCGATCAAATACCAGACTGTCCTGAACATGGTGCTTGTCCTCAAGCGCAGCCTGTCGAGGTTTTTCTGGCTTAACATCGGCGACGGCTCAATGCCCTTCCCGGGGGTCATTGAATACTCGCGCCTTCGCTGCGCCTCGGAGTTCGGCGGCAAGACGATAGTATATCTACCGAACTACCTTACCGCCGACCATCGCCTGAACAAGCATTCAGACGAGGAGCTGCTGGAGGTTTACGTCCAGGCGCTCTCAAGGATATTCCCTGAGCTGCGGATGGATTGGGTTGAGCAGTTCTTCGTCTTCAGACACCCGTTCGCCGATCCTTATTATACGCTCAATTACTCCAAGCTCGTTCCCGAGCACAATTCGCCCTATCCGCGGTTCTACATCTACAACACCGCGCAGATATACCCGATCACGAGAAACGTCAGCAATTCGATTCTGTTTGGCCGGAACGCGGCTTCGTCGCTTGCTCGGGAGATGAATGCCGAGTGA
- a CDS encoding putative metallopeptidase: MINVTDCLFEITAHICQNVSIFSHIDPNGLLVCYARSRKQSLQGVYAKIHPTTFRGGNKEIEHRGRKFAYPTIQIGSRRILYVMYFYYPRFQNLLLETKLLTVFHELYHISPDFDGDIRRFSGKYFAHGKSQKQYDARLKREVDAYLKRFGEDELLDFLRMDFKQIQAKFGRVMGQTIKMPKAVAVFSASGH, from the coding sequence GTGATCAACGTCACGGATTGTCTTTTTGAGATCACGGCACACATCTGCCAGAACGTCTCAATCTTCTCCCACATCGACCCTAACGGTCTGCTCGTCTGCTATGCGAGGTCCAGGAAGCAGTCCCTGCAAGGTGTGTATGCCAAAATACACCCCACCACCTTCCGGGGCGGCAACAAAGAGATAGAACATCGCGGCCGCAAGTTCGCATACCCAACTATTCAGATCGGCTCCCGGAGAATCCTATACGTGATGTATTTCTACTACCCGAGGTTCCAGAACCTCCTGCTCGAGACGAAGTTGCTGACGGTCTTTCACGAGCTCTACCACATCAGCCCAGACTTCGACGGCGACATCAGGAGGTTTTCAGGCAAGTATTTCGCCCATGGCAAGTCACAGAAGCAATACGATGCGAGGCTAAAGCGCGAGGTAGATGCATATCTCAAGAGGTTTGGCGAGGATGAGCTGCTGGATTTTCTGAGAATGGACTTCAAGCAGATTCAGGCGAAGTTTGGCCGCGTTATGGGTCAAACGATAAAGATGCCGAAGGCCGTGGCGGTCTTTAGCGCCAGCGGGCACTGA
- the gcvPB gene encoding aminomethyl-transferring glycine dehydrogenase subunit GcvPB, with product MTVRRFMEGLVQEEGLIFERSREGKRAFSLPEPDVPVRGLAEIVPGNLLRDELKGFPEVSEVDVVRHFTRLSTWNYGVDTGYYPLGSCTMKYNPKVNEDISRLPGFAQSHPYQGDELSQGALRLMLELAEFLAEIGGMAKVSLAPAAGAHGELTGTAIIRAFHTRSGNPRSKIIVPDSAHGTNPASTSRCGYESIEIRSNEHGCADPHAVAAVMTNDVAGIMITNPNTLGIFEENICEIAEIVHSKGGLVYCDGANLNAVMGIARFGEMGVDVMHFNLHKTFSTPHGGGGPGGGPVGVVEKLAPFLPLPTIEKGPHGFYLNYDSADSIGRIISFYGNFGVMVKAYCWIRSLGPDGIKAATENAVINANYIRQRLKKHYHLPYDRLCKHECVFSDASQLPDGVNTMDIAKRLMDYGMHPPTNYFPLIVNHAIMVEPTESEDKASIDQYIDAMIAIAKEAQTDPEVVKSAPHKTKLSRLDEVRAARRPVLRWRPKD from the coding sequence ATGACAGTAAGGAGATTCATGGAAGGCTTGGTGCAGGAAGAGGGCCTCATCTTCGAGCGTAGCCGTGAGGGCAAGCGGGCTTTCTCGCTGCCCGAGCCGGATGTCCCCGTGCGGGGTCTTGCCGAGATTGTCCCGGGCAACCTACTGAGGGATGAGCTCAAGGGTTTCCCGGAGGTGTCCGAGGTCGATGTGGTGCGGCACTTCACGAGGCTTTCCACGTGGAACTACGGTGTCGATACGGGTTATTACCCGCTGGGCTCATGCACGATGAAATACAATCCTAAGGTGAACGAGGACATATCTCGCCTGCCGGGGTTCGCCCAATCGCACCCGTATCAGGGCGATGAGCTGTCTCAGGGAGCCCTGAGGCTGATGCTCGAGCTGGCCGAGTTTCTCGCCGAGATCGGCGGAATGGCCAAGGTGAGTCTTGCGCCCGCTGCTGGCGCGCACGGGGAGCTTACTGGGACGGCGATCATTCGGGCGTTCCACACTAGGAGCGGCAACCCTCGTTCCAAGATCATCGTGCCCGACTCGGCACACGGCACGAACCCCGCGTCAACCTCCAGATGTGGCTACGAGTCGATCGAGATCAGATCGAACGAGCACGGCTGCGCTGACCCACACGCGGTCGCCGCCGTCATGACCAATGACGTGGCGGGGATAATGATCACCAACCCTAACACGCTCGGGATATTTGAGGAGAACATCTGCGAGATCGCTGAGATAGTCCACTCAAAGGGCGGACTCGTATATTGCGACGGCGCCAACCTCAACGCAGTCATGGGCATCGCCCGGTTCGGCGAGATGGGCGTCGATGTGATGCACTTCAACCTGCACAAGACGTTCTCGACCCCACACGGAGGCGGCGGCCCCGGAGGAGGGCCAGTCGGGGTCGTCGAGAAGCTCGCCCCTTTCCTACCCCTCCCCACCATCGAGAAGGGCCCGCACGGGTTCTACCTCAACTACGATTCGGCAGACTCGATCGGGCGAATAATCAGCTTCTACGGCAACTTCGGGGTCATGGTCAAGGCCTACTGCTGGATACGCTCGCTGGGGCCGGACGGGATCAAGGCTGCGACGGAGAACGCCGTCATAAACGCTAACTACATCCGACAACGCCTCAAGAAGCACTACCACCTCCCTTATGACCGTCTGTGCAAGCACGAGTGCGTCTTCTCCGACGCCAGCCAGCTCCCGGACGGCGTCAACACCATGGACATCGCAAAGCGACTCATGGACTACGGGATGCACCCACCCACTAACTACTTCCCGCTGATAGTCAACCACGCCATTATGGTCGAGCCAACCGAGTCGGAGGATAAGGCCTCGATCGATCAATACATCGACGCAATGATCGCCATCGCGAAGGAGGCACAGACCGACCCCGAAGTTGTAAAGTCCGCGCCGCACAAGACCAAACTCTCGCGCCTCGACGAGGTTCGAGCTGCCCGACGACCGGTGCTGCGCTGGAGACCGAAAGACTAA
- the gcvPA gene encoding aminomethyl-transferring glycine dehydrogenase subunit GcvPA, producing MRRYIPNTDADREAMLREIGVNDVGELFADIPAEVRLRRRLKLPESLSEPELMSLMREFSARCASAEQYTYFLGAGCYNHYIPSIIDHVLTRSEFYTAYTPYQPELSQGTLQAMFEFQTLVCQLTGMEVANSSMYDCGTALAEAAIMATRVRAKRGSVAVASSVHPEYRAVLRGYLGRLGLKVQEFGFSESGRVVDTASFENSLNDDVAAVIVQSPNFFGVIEDLAALADATRGVGALLVVAVADPISLGILKSPGELGADIVVGQGQGLGIPMSFGGPHLGLFACREKYVRQMPGRLAGRTVTHDGRPGFVMTLATREQHIRRARATSNICTNHQLMALAAAVYMTTMGKAGMRKVAELNLLKTDYAKNRLSDMGAQLVFSGPVFNEFVVKTARPVNVVNEALRKHGIIGGLLLNRFYSQFDDRTMLACCTESVSKDAIDTFCEEVTRR from the coding sequence TTGAGGCGGTACATTCCCAATACGGACGCTGATCGCGAGGCGATGCTTCGCGAGATTGGCGTCAATGACGTGGGGGAGTTGTTTGCCGACATTCCAGCCGAGGTGCGGCTACGTCGGCGACTCAAGCTGCCCGAGTCGCTCTCAGAGCCAGAGCTCATGTCGTTGATGAGAGAGTTCTCGGCCAGATGCGCTAGCGCAGAGCAATATACCTATTTTCTCGGGGCGGGCTGCTACAACCACTACATTCCCAGTATCATCGACCACGTCCTAACACGCTCGGAGTTCTATACGGCTTACACACCGTATCAGCCCGAGCTCAGCCAGGGCACGCTACAGGCCATGTTTGAGTTTCAGACGCTAGTCTGCCAGCTGACCGGAATGGAGGTCGCCAACTCCTCCATGTATGACTGCGGGACGGCGCTCGCCGAGGCGGCAATAATGGCCACCCGCGTTCGAGCGAAACGTGGGTCTGTTGCTGTTGCAAGTAGCGTTCATCCCGAGTATCGAGCCGTGCTGAGGGGCTACCTTGGGCGGCTTGGTCTCAAGGTGCAGGAGTTTGGCTTCAGCGAGTCTGGGAGGGTGGTCGATACTGCCTCTTTTGAGAACTCGCTTAACGACGACGTGGCGGCGGTCATCGTGCAGTCGCCCAACTTCTTCGGGGTGATAGAGGACCTTGCGGCGCTGGCGGATGCGACGAGGGGCGTCGGGGCACTTTTGGTCGTGGCAGTTGCAGACCCCATTTCGCTCGGTATTCTGAAGTCGCCCGGCGAGCTCGGCGCCGATATTGTGGTGGGCCAAGGCCAGGGCCTCGGCATCCCGATGTCGTTCGGCGGGCCGCACCTGGGGCTGTTCGCTTGCCGCGAGAAATACGTTAGGCAGATGCCCGGTAGGCTCGCTGGCCGCACGGTTACCCACGATGGGCGGCCAGGTTTCGTCATGACGCTTGCCACGCGCGAGCAACACATCAGGCGCGCCCGCGCAACGTCCAACATCTGCACTAACCACCAACTAATGGCGCTTGCGGCCGCCGTGTATATGACGACGATGGGAAAGGCCGGGATGCGCAAGGTGGCCGAACTCAACCTTCTCAAGACGGATTACGCCAAGAATCGACTCTCGGACATGGGAGCTCAACTCGTGTTCTCAGGACCCGTCTTCAACGAGTTCGTTGTGAAGACCGCACGGCCAGTGAATGTTGTCAACGAGGCGCTTCGCAAACACGGGATCATCGGCGGGCTCTTGCTGAATCGTTTCTACTCGCAGTTTGACGACCGAACGATGCTCGCATGTTGCACCGAAAGCGTGTCCAAAGATGCGATTGACACGTTTTGCGAGGAGGTGACGCGGCGATGA
- the gcvH gene encoding glycine cleavage system protein GcvH translates to MIPEHLKYVATHEWLDPKTGKTGITDPAQEQLGDMVFVEFPEVGSEFAQGERFGSVESVKSVSDCYLPVSGKVLAINEDLLEAPEVINQDPYEKGWLIRIEIKNPAEIDELMSAAVYDKFVKEEAGEH, encoded by the coding sequence ATGATTCCGGAGCATCTGAAATACGTTGCGACGCATGAGTGGCTTGATCCCAAGACGGGGAAAACGGGGATTACGGATCCAGCCCAGGAGCAGCTTGGCGACATGGTCTTCGTCGAGTTTCCCGAGGTTGGCAGCGAGTTTGCCCAGGGCGAGAGATTCGGCTCGGTCGAGTCAGTGAAGTCAGTGAGCGACTGTTATTTGCCCGTCTCCGGCAAGGTGCTCGCTATTAACGAGGACTTGTTGGAGGCTCCTGAGGTCATCAATCAAGACCCTTACGAGAAGGGCTGGCTGATTAGGATCGAGATCAAGAATCCGGCCGAGATCGACGAGCTGATGAGCGCCGCAGTTTACGACAAGTTCGTCAAAGAGGAGGCTGGCGAGCATTGA
- the gcvT gene encoding glycine cleavage system aminomethyltransferase GcvT: MTQTKKTALNAVVKELGGRMVEFAGWEMPVQFSGIIDEHNTVRTAAGLFDVSHMGEIEFRGDDALRALQKLVCNDVSKMSIGQAMYTGMLYPNGTFVDDLLVHKIADDYYMLCVNAGNSDKDFAWVKENTFGNVDVTNASLKTAQIALQGPKASRILQKITPVDLSQIRYYWFTHGSVAGVENLLIAATGYTGERGFEIYVPNERAEHIFREMMKAGEEFGIKPTGLGARDTLRLEAGMMLYGNDIDDTTTPLEANLSWIVKMDAGDFIGREALQKQIENGIKRRLVGFEMLVAGIPRHGYEIHSDGAKVGYVTSGTMAPFLKKPIGLGYVPVELTELETELDIMIRGRAVRAKVVATPFYKRPRKKKRIT, from the coding sequence ATGACACAAACAAAAAAGACTGCTCTAAATGCTGTTGTCAAGGAGCTCGGCGGCAGAATGGTGGAGTTCGCCGGATGGGAGATGCCGGTACAATTCTCCGGCATAATCGATGAGCACAACACTGTTCGGACCGCGGCTGGCCTTTTCGACGTCAGCCACATGGGAGAGATTGAGTTCAGGGGCGACGATGCGCTCAGGGCGCTGCAGAAGCTCGTCTGCAACGACGTTAGCAAGATGTCAATTGGTCAGGCCATGTACACGGGGATGCTCTACCCCAACGGCACATTCGTTGACGATCTTCTAGTTCACAAGATCGCCGATGACTATTACATGCTTTGCGTCAACGCAGGCAATTCCGACAAGGACTTCGCATGGGTCAAAGAGAACACGTTCGGGAACGTAGATGTCACGAATGCAAGCCTGAAGACGGCGCAGATCGCGCTTCAGGGACCCAAGGCGAGTCGCATACTACAGAAGATAACGCCGGTTGACTTGAGTCAGATTCGCTATTACTGGTTCACTCACGGGAGCGTTGCTGGCGTTGAGAACCTCCTTATCGCCGCTACTGGCTACACGGGAGAGCGAGGGTTCGAGATTTACGTTCCGAATGAGCGTGCTGAGCATATTTTTCGCGAGATGATGAAGGCCGGCGAGGAGTTCGGCATCAAGCCCACCGGCCTGGGTGCCCGCGACACGCTCCGGCTCGAGGCCGGCATGATGCTCTACGGTAACGATATCGACGACACGACGACGCCTCTCGAGGCGAATCTCAGCTGGATCGTCAAGATGGATGCGGGCGACTTCATCGGGCGAGAGGCGCTGCAAAAACAGATTGAGAACGGTATCAAGCGCCGGCTGGTTGGTTTCGAGATGCTTGTGGCCGGCATCCCGAGGCACGGGTATGAGATTCACAGCGACGGGGCGAAGGTTGGCTATGTAACGAGTGGGACAATGGCGCCTTTCCTGAAGAAACCGATCGGCCTGGGTTACGTGCCGGTTGAGTTGACGGAGCTCGAAACAGAGCTGGATATTATGATACGGGGTCGTGCAGTTAGGGCGAAAGTAGTAGCGACGCCGTTCTACAAACGGCCCAGGAAGAAAAAGAGGATAACTTAA